DNA sequence from the Cellulophaga sp. HaHaR_3_176 genome:
CTTGGAATAGTAAAGATCCTGTGAAAATTTCTAAAGCGTATACTATTGATTCTGAATGGCGTAATCGAAACCAATTTATTAATGGAAGAGAGAATATACAAGATTTTTTAACTCATAAATGGGAAAACGAATTGGATTATATACTAAAAAAAGAGCTTTGGGCATATCAAGATAACCGTATTGCTGTTCGGTTTGAATATGAATATAGAAATGAAAGAGGACAATGGTTTAGAGCTTACGGTAATGAGAATTGGGAATTTGATGAAAATGGATTGATGAAAAAAAGGTATGCTAGTATCAACGACCTAAAAATAAAAGAAACAGAAAGAAAACTATAGCCGTATTGAAGCGACTAGAAATTGATAATCGTATGAGTAATATTTTTCATAAAGGACAATTAGCAGTACAAAAAATAGCAGGCGAAGAAGAAATTGCTAAAAAAAGGATTCCCATGGTTCTAAATTCTCTTCATACTAGATCTATACCCTTTATAGAACACCAAATTTTGGCTTTCCCAGGTAGTGAAGATACTGATGGAAATATATGGTTATCAGTATTAATCGGTGAAAGAGGTTTTATTACGATTCCGTCTGTACAGGAGATTAAATTTGATATATCAAAAATCACGAGCAGTCGAGAAGATATTTTCTTTACAAACATTAAAACTAACCCTACTGTAGGTTTGTTGTTTCATGAAGCAGCACGAAGAGCACGTTATAGAGCTTGGGGAACTGCTCGTCAAGAAGAAAATCAACTTTGTTTTGATAT
Encoded proteins:
- a CDS encoding nuclear transport factor 2 family protein, whose product is MEKKYPLPPFNKETAKQKIQLAEDAWNSKDPVKISKAYTIDSEWRNRNQFINGRENIQDFLTHKWENELDYILKKELWAYQDNRIAVRFEYEYRNERGQWFRAYGNENWEFDENGLMKKRYASINDLKIKETERKL